The following coding sequences are from one Mytilus trossulus isolate FHL-02 chromosome 8, PNRI_Mtr1.1.1.hap1, whole genome shotgun sequence window:
- the LOC134727428 gene encoding perlucin-like protein: MSLCIIINLVILFTLANGFLIQNGTGSGSIFQSNGCPDGWTRYDLHCYNYSSSRKTWTTAENTCEQFGGHLVVIEDNDEDSFIGRFIERSLKLSNYAVYDRTFNYTWIGASDIAKEGNWLWVTGKPVGVYTNWRGPGPNNGNNGSHTENCMDWSFGGWNDSHCAGHLNFVCEIESNGIP, from the coding sequence ATGTCTCTGTGTATTATCATAAATCTCGTGATTTTATTCACGCTTGCAAATGGATTCTTAATTCAAAATGGAACTGGTTCGGGAAGTATTTTCCAGTCGAATGGATGTCCTGACGGTTGGACAAGATACgatttacattgttataattATAGTTCATCCAGAAAAACATGGACGACCGCAGAAAATACATGTGAACAGTTCGGTGGTCATCTAGTGGTTATAGAAGACAACGATGAAGACAGTTTTATCGGAAGGTTTATCGAAAGGTCTCTAAAATTATCAAACTATGCTGTTTACGACAGGACATTTAATTATACCTGGATCGGTGCTTCTGATATTGCAAAAGAGGGTAATTGGTTATGGGTAACAGGTAAACCAGTCGGTGTGTATACCAACTGGAGAGGACCAGGTCCAAATAACGGAAATAATGGCAGTCATACCGAGAATTGTATGGACTGGAGTTTTGGAGGTTGGAATGACAGTCACTGTGCTGGTCACTTGAACTTTGTGTGCGAAATAGAAAGTAACGGTATACCTTGA
- the LOC134727429 gene encoding CD209 antigen-like protein E → MITCEMRLCITLNLMVLIVFAEGFLLQNGTDPGTVFQQNGCPFGWTKYSLHCYYYSVSRKTWTTAEDTCKQFGGHLVIIEDNDEDSFIQSFLNVSKTFANDWSSSYTWAGASDLAEEGNWLWVTGSPVGVFTNWRGPGPNNGHGSHTEDCMDLSGGGWNDNNCASHLSFVCEIKAKVD, encoded by the coding sequence ATGATAACTTGTGAAATGCGTCTGTGTATTACTCTAAACCTGatggttttaattgtttttgccGAAGGCTTTTTGCTTCAAAATGGAACTGATCCAGGAACAGTTTTTCAACAGAATGGGTGTCCTTTTGGATGGACAAAATATTCACTTCATTGTTATTATTACAGTGTATCCCGGAAAACGTGGACGACCGCAGAAGATACATGTAAACAGTTTGGTGGTCATCTCGTGATTATTGAGGACAACGATGAAGACAGTTTTATCCAAAGTTTTCTGAATGTGTCGAAAACTTTTGCAAATGACTGGTCAAGTTCTTATACGTGGGCCGGAGCATCTGATTTGGCAGAAGAAGGTAATTGGTTATGGGTAACGGGTTCACCAGTCGGTGTGTTTACCAACTGGAGAGGACCAGGTCCAAATAACGGACATGGCAGTCATACCGAGGACTGTATGGACCTAAGTGGTGGAGGTTGGAATGATAATAACTGTGCTTCTCACTTGAGCTTTGTGTGTGAAATAAAAGCAAAAGTTGATTAA
- the LOC134727430 gene encoding GATA zinc finger domain-containing protein 14-like: MDCQCTCTSPDHPNEKFTATISKDIFTFNAMKMDKEIAPRRSEMINTKTDIKSRSQMAKTKTAKNTNAILRDTAKQPVANKEKNKLNSVWDTIGIKQKKETNPKKVDNSVINKQDNYNVWKSLNIPTKKSIGSNTNVWGLIKGVGKSHNNANSSPQIMNQVDHTIISNEFNSIIQSTGNTNQRNNNNWMQQNNRHNHKDHMVQNFRDHRNNHHVNTMNNYHGSNMRHGSNMNHGTNTGHGTNIIHGTNVNHGTNTGHGTNIIHGTNVNHGTNTGHGTKINYGTSVNHGTNTGHGININQRTNIGHGTNIGHGTDMNHGTNMNHGTRINHGTHIGYDSNNYHVTNKNHGNNNYHGTNNNHDSNQNNHDGNQNNHDGNHNNYDGNHNNHGNSWNSQNKNDYGHHNENWVQDNNGNTARYDHHQNQQNRNRTTKSNRSDQTHNHYAGVHQTNQIHANSHKFHDHKNHQWGKENGINKELISINSLGKPEQRSKTQHMLGTKPQSVSNFPAWIPWQPVQTNNNNHHSQTVHVNGYDLGHTQWSTTTIDPLNNTDIEPIERELVH, translated from the coding sequence ATGGATTGTCAGTGCACCTGCACCTCTCCTGATCATCCAAACGAAAAATTTACTGCCACTATAAGTAAGgatatttttactttcaatgcTATGAAAATGGATAAAGAGATCGCGCCACGTCGAAGTGAGATGATTAATACTAAAACTGACATAAAGAGTCGAAGTCAGATGGCTAAAACGAAAACTGCGAAAAATACAAATGCCATACTTAGAGACACAGCAAAGCAACCAGTAGCAAACAAAGAAAAGAACAAACTCAACAGCGTATGGGATACAATAGgtataaaacagaaaaaggaGACAAACCCAAAGAAAGTGGATAATTCTGTTATTAATAAACAGGACAATTACAATGTTTGGAAAAGTTTGAATATACCAACGAAAAAGAGTATAGGTTCAAACACTAACGTATGGGGACTTATCAAAGGTGTAGGGAAAAGTCACAACAATGCAAACAGTTCCCCACAAATTATGAATCAAGTGGATCATACAATTATAAGCAACGAATTTAATAGCATTATTCAATCAACTGGAAATACTAatcaaagaaataataataattggaTGCAGCAGAACAACAGACACAACCATAAGGACCACATGGTTCAAAACTTCAGGGATCATAGAAACAATCATCATGTGAATACAATGAACAATTATCATGGTAGCAACATGCGGCATGGTTCAAATATGAATCACGGAACAAATACTGGGCATGGAACAAACATTATTCACGGAACAAACGTAAATCACGGAACAAATACTGGGCATGGAACAAACATTATTCACGGAACAAACGTAAATCACGGAACAAATACTGGGCatggaacaaaaataaattacgGAACAAGCGTAAATCACGGAACAAATACTGGGCATGGAATAAACATAAATCAGAGAACAAATATTGGTCACGGAACAAATATTGGTCACGGAACAGATATGAATCACGGAACAAATATGAATCACGGAACACGTATAAATCACGGAACACATATTGGTTACGATTCCAACAATTATCATGTCACCAACAAAAACCATGGAAACAACAATTATCATGGCACTAACAATAATCATGATAGCAATCAGAATAATCATGATGGCAATCAGAATAATCATGATGGCAATCACAATAATTATGATGGCAATCACAATAACCATGGGAATTCATGGAATAGTCAGAATAAAAATGACTACGGGCACCATAATGAAAATTGGGTTCAAGACAATAACGGTAACACTGCCAGATATGATCACCATCAAAACCAACAAAACAGAAACCGCACAACCAAAAGTAACAGGAGTGACCAGACTCATAATCATTATGCAGGAGTGCATCAAACCAATCAGATTCATGCTAATAGCCATAAATTCCATGATCACAAAAATCATCAATGGGGTAAAGAAAATGGAATCAACAAGGAATTGATTTCTATAAATTCATTGGGAAAGCCAGAGCAAAGAAGCAAAACGCAACATATGCTAGGAACAAAACCTCAAAGCGTTTCCAATTTTCCAGCTTGGATACCATGGCAACCAGttcaaacaaacaataataatcaCCATAGCCAAACAGTTCATGTAAATGGTTACGATCTTGGACACACACAGTGGTCCACGACAACAATTGATCCACTCAATAACACTGACATCGAACCAATAGAACGTGAATTAGTGCACTGA